One window from the genome of Anopheles merus strain MAF chromosome 3R, AmerM5.1, whole genome shotgun sequence encodes:
- the LOC121598060 gene encoding WD repeat domain phosphoinositide-interacting protein 2-like isoform X2 yields the protein MSDISQKCFGKNGGFSISFNQDYTSLSVVSRTGYRLFSLTSVDRVDEIFCSHDEDTKIAERLFSSSLVAVVTASEPNKLKVCHFKKGAEICNYGYPSEILSVKLNRSRLVVCLVDSIYIHNIRDMRLLHSIKNMAPNPSGLCTLSLLSHLAYPVATDCGELQIFDAANQLRRLKLKAHDSPLSALNFSYNGLLLATASEKGTVIRVFCVKNGQRVHEFRRGVKRHVSIGSLYFSTCASFVVASSNTETVHIFRIDPKAVEQAERRQSVAIDAAAASATSTGSSSDDDETQGGNDPAAAAAGGWGMGFLAKAVTSYLPTNVVTDVFTQDRAYATIQLAEPGLRYECVMAKLEKETRLLLACEDGFLYIYSFEDSKGGECKLIRAHDLRTPLHGITEVDIVGNENDENTNSLNVNMTKSMLPAPGTYAGVLKGRPADRMSDSDWCHDLREAVEYPVKVTVPIYDEMQFPPVTPITVE from the exons ATCGCTTTCCGTGGTATCCAGGACGGGATATCGATTGTTTTCGTTAACATCCGTTGATCGTGTCGATGAAATCTTCTGCAGCCATGACGAGGATACAAAGATTGCCGAGCGGCTGTTCAGCAGCAGCCTCGTTGCGGTCGTTACCGCAAGTGAACCGAACAAGCTTAAG GTCTGTCACTTCAAGAAGGGGGCGGAGATCTGCAACTACGGCTACCCGTCGGAGATCCTGTCGGTGAAACTGAACCGCTCCCGGCTGGTCGTCTGCCTCGTGGACAGTATTTACATTCACAACATCCGTGATATGAGACTGCTACATTCCATCAAGAACATGGCGCCGAACCCGAGCGGCCTGTGCACGCTCTCGCTGCTGTCCCACCTGGCCTACCCGGTGGCGACCGACTGTGGCGAGCTGCAGATCTTCGACGCGGCCAACCAGCTGCGCCGGCTGAAGCTGAAGGCGCACGATTCGCCGCTGTCGGCACTGAACTTCTCCTACaacgggctgctgctggcgacCGCCTCGGAGAAGGGCACCGTGATTCGCGTGTTCTGCGTGAAGAACGGGCAGCGGGTGCACGAGTTCCGGCGCGGCGTCAAGCGGCACGTCAGCATCGGCTCGCTGTACTTCAGCACCTGCGCGAGCTTTGTCGTCGCTAGCTCGAACACCGAAACCGTACATATCTTCCGGATCGATCCGAAAGCGGTCGAGCAGGCGGAACGGCGCCAGAGCGTGGCGATCGATGCGGCTGCAGCGTCGGCCACCAGTACGGGCAGCTCGAGCGATGACGATGAGACGCAGGGTGGCAATGATCcagcggcggccgccgccggcGGTTGGGGTATGGGCTTTCTGGCGAAGGCCGTTACCAGCTACCTGCCGACGAACGTGGTGACGGACGTGTTTACGCAGGACCGGGCGTACGCGACGATACAGCTGGCGGAGCCGGGGCTGCGGTACGAGTGCGTGATGGCGAAGCTGGAGAAGGAGACGCGCCTGCTGCTGGCCTGCGAGGACGGCTTTCTGTACATTTACAGCTTCGAGGACTCGAAGGGTGGCGAATGTAAGCTCATTCGTGCGCACGATCTCCGTACGCCACTGCACGGCATTACCG AAGTTGACATCGTCGGCAATGAGAACGatgaaaacacaaacagcCTGAACGTGAACATGACGAAGTCGATGCTGCCGGCGCCGGGCACGTACGCTGGCGTTCTGAAGGGACGTCCGGCCGACCGGATGTCAG ACTCCGACTGGTGCCACGATTTGCGCGAGGCGGTCGAGTATCCGGTCAAGGTGACGGTGCCGATCTACGACGAGATGCAGTTCCCCCCGGTGACGCCGATCACCGTCGAGTGA
- the LOC121598060 gene encoding WD repeat domain phosphoinositide-interacting protein 2-like isoform X3, with protein sequence MSDISQKCFGKNGGFSISFNQDYTSLSVVSRTGYRLFSLTSVDRVDEIFCSHDEDTKIAERLFSSSLVAVVTASEPNKLKVCHFKKGAEICNYGYPSEILSVKLNRSRLVVCLVDSIYIHNIRDMRLLHSIKNMAPNPSGLCTLSLLSHLAYPVATDCGELQIFDAANQLRRLKLKAHDSPLSALNFSYNGLLLATASEKGTVIRVFCVKNGQRVHEFRRGVKRHVSIGSLYFSTCASFVVASSNTETVHIFRIDPKAVEQAERRQSVAIDAAAASATSTGSSSDDDETQGGNDPAAAAAGGWGMGFLAKAVTSYLPTNVVTDVFTQDRAYATIQLAEPGLRYECVMAKLEKETRLLLACEDGFLYIYSFEDSKGGECKLIRAHDLRTPLHGITADSDWCHDLREAVEYPVKVTVPIYDEMQFPPVTPITVE encoded by the exons ATCGCTTTCCGTGGTATCCAGGACGGGATATCGATTGTTTTCGTTAACATCCGTTGATCGTGTCGATGAAATCTTCTGCAGCCATGACGAGGATACAAAGATTGCCGAGCGGCTGTTCAGCAGCAGCCTCGTTGCGGTCGTTACCGCAAGTGAACCGAACAAGCTTAAG GTCTGTCACTTCAAGAAGGGGGCGGAGATCTGCAACTACGGCTACCCGTCGGAGATCCTGTCGGTGAAACTGAACCGCTCCCGGCTGGTCGTCTGCCTCGTGGACAGTATTTACATTCACAACATCCGTGATATGAGACTGCTACATTCCATCAAGAACATGGCGCCGAACCCGAGCGGCCTGTGCACGCTCTCGCTGCTGTCCCACCTGGCCTACCCGGTGGCGACCGACTGTGGCGAGCTGCAGATCTTCGACGCGGCCAACCAGCTGCGCCGGCTGAAGCTGAAGGCGCACGATTCGCCGCTGTCGGCACTGAACTTCTCCTACaacgggctgctgctggcgacCGCCTCGGAGAAGGGCACCGTGATTCGCGTGTTCTGCGTGAAGAACGGGCAGCGGGTGCACGAGTTCCGGCGCGGCGTCAAGCGGCACGTCAGCATCGGCTCGCTGTACTTCAGCACCTGCGCGAGCTTTGTCGTCGCTAGCTCGAACACCGAAACCGTACATATCTTCCGGATCGATCCGAAAGCGGTCGAGCAGGCGGAACGGCGCCAGAGCGTGGCGATCGATGCGGCTGCAGCGTCGGCCACCAGTACGGGCAGCTCGAGCGATGACGATGAGACGCAGGGTGGCAATGATCcagcggcggccgccgccggcGGTTGGGGTATGGGCTTTCTGGCGAAGGCCGTTACCAGCTACCTGCCGACGAACGTGGTGACGGACGTGTTTACGCAGGACCGGGCGTACGCGACGATACAGCTGGCGGAGCCGGGGCTGCGGTACGAGTGCGTGATGGCGAAGCTGGAGAAGGAGACGCGCCTGCTGCTGGCCTGCGAGGACGGCTTTCTGTACATTTACAGCTTCGAGGACTCGAAGGGTGGCGAATGTAAGCTCATTCGTGCGCACGATCTCCGTACGCCACTGCACGGCATTACCG CAGACTCCGACTGGTGCCACGATTTGCGCGAGGCGGTCGAGTATCCGGTCAAGGTGACGGTGCCGATCTACGACGAGATGCAGTTCCCCCCGGTGACGCCGATCACCGTCGAGTGA
- the LOC121598060 gene encoding WD repeat domain phosphoinositide-interacting protein 2-like isoform X4 yields MSDISQKCFGKNGGFSISFNQDYTSLSVVSRTGYRLFSLTSVDRVDEIFCSHDEDTKIAERLFSSSLVAVVTASEPNKLKVCHFKKGAEICNYGYPSEILSVKLNRSRLVVCLVDSIYIHNIRDMRLLHSIKNMAPNPSGLCTLSLLSHLAYPVATDCGELQIFDAANQLRRLKLKAHDSPLSALNFSYNGLLLATASEKGTVIRVFCVKNGQRVHEFRRGVKRHVSIGSLYFSTCASFVVASSNTETVHIFRIDPKAVEQAERRQSVAIDAAAASATSTGSSSDDDETQGGNDPAAAAAGGWGMGFLAKAVTSYLPTNVVTDVFTQDRAYATIQLAEPGLRYECVMAKLEKETRLLLACEDGFLYIYSFEDSKGGECKLIRAHDLRTPLHGITDSDWCHDLREAVEYPVKVTVPIYDEMQFPPVTPITVE; encoded by the exons ATCGCTTTCCGTGGTATCCAGGACGGGATATCGATTGTTTTCGTTAACATCCGTTGATCGTGTCGATGAAATCTTCTGCAGCCATGACGAGGATACAAAGATTGCCGAGCGGCTGTTCAGCAGCAGCCTCGTTGCGGTCGTTACCGCAAGTGAACCGAACAAGCTTAAG GTCTGTCACTTCAAGAAGGGGGCGGAGATCTGCAACTACGGCTACCCGTCGGAGATCCTGTCGGTGAAACTGAACCGCTCCCGGCTGGTCGTCTGCCTCGTGGACAGTATTTACATTCACAACATCCGTGATATGAGACTGCTACATTCCATCAAGAACATGGCGCCGAACCCGAGCGGCCTGTGCACGCTCTCGCTGCTGTCCCACCTGGCCTACCCGGTGGCGACCGACTGTGGCGAGCTGCAGATCTTCGACGCGGCCAACCAGCTGCGCCGGCTGAAGCTGAAGGCGCACGATTCGCCGCTGTCGGCACTGAACTTCTCCTACaacgggctgctgctggcgacCGCCTCGGAGAAGGGCACCGTGATTCGCGTGTTCTGCGTGAAGAACGGGCAGCGGGTGCACGAGTTCCGGCGCGGCGTCAAGCGGCACGTCAGCATCGGCTCGCTGTACTTCAGCACCTGCGCGAGCTTTGTCGTCGCTAGCTCGAACACCGAAACCGTACATATCTTCCGGATCGATCCGAAAGCGGTCGAGCAGGCGGAACGGCGCCAGAGCGTGGCGATCGATGCGGCTGCAGCGTCGGCCACCAGTACGGGCAGCTCGAGCGATGACGATGAGACGCAGGGTGGCAATGATCcagcggcggccgccgccggcGGTTGGGGTATGGGCTTTCTGGCGAAGGCCGTTACCAGCTACCTGCCGACGAACGTGGTGACGGACGTGTTTACGCAGGACCGGGCGTACGCGACGATACAGCTGGCGGAGCCGGGGCTGCGGTACGAGTGCGTGATGGCGAAGCTGGAGAAGGAGACGCGCCTGCTGCTGGCCTGCGAGGACGGCTTTCTGTACATTTACAGCTTCGAGGACTCGAAGGGTGGCGAATGTAAGCTCATTCGTGCGCACGATCTCCGTACGCCACTGCACGGCATTACCG ACTCCGACTGGTGCCACGATTTGCGCGAGGCGGTCGAGTATCCGGTCAAGGTGACGGTGCCGATCTACGACGAGATGCAGTTCCCCCCGGTGACGCCGATCACCGTCGAGTGA
- the LOC121598060 gene encoding WD repeat domain phosphoinositide-interacting protein 2-like isoform X1, with translation MSDISQKCFGKNGGFSISFNQDYTSLSVVSRTGYRLFSLTSVDRVDEIFCSHDEDTKIAERLFSSSLVAVVTASEPNKLKVCHFKKGAEICNYGYPSEILSVKLNRSRLVVCLVDSIYIHNIRDMRLLHSIKNMAPNPSGLCTLSLLSHLAYPVATDCGELQIFDAANQLRRLKLKAHDSPLSALNFSYNGLLLATASEKGTVIRVFCVKNGQRVHEFRRGVKRHVSIGSLYFSTCASFVVASSNTETVHIFRIDPKAVEQAERRQSVAIDAAAASATSTGSSSDDDETQGGNDPAAAAAGGWGMGFLAKAVTSYLPTNVVTDVFTQDRAYATIQLAEPGLRYECVMAKLEKETRLLLACEDGFLYIYSFEDSKGGECKLIRAHDLRTPLHGITEVDIVGNENDENTNSLNVNMTKSMLPAPGTYAGVLKGRPADRMSADSDWCHDLREAVEYPVKVTVPIYDEMQFPPVTPITVE, from the exons ATCGCTTTCCGTGGTATCCAGGACGGGATATCGATTGTTTTCGTTAACATCCGTTGATCGTGTCGATGAAATCTTCTGCAGCCATGACGAGGATACAAAGATTGCCGAGCGGCTGTTCAGCAGCAGCCTCGTTGCGGTCGTTACCGCAAGTGAACCGAACAAGCTTAAG GTCTGTCACTTCAAGAAGGGGGCGGAGATCTGCAACTACGGCTACCCGTCGGAGATCCTGTCGGTGAAACTGAACCGCTCCCGGCTGGTCGTCTGCCTCGTGGACAGTATTTACATTCACAACATCCGTGATATGAGACTGCTACATTCCATCAAGAACATGGCGCCGAACCCGAGCGGCCTGTGCACGCTCTCGCTGCTGTCCCACCTGGCCTACCCGGTGGCGACCGACTGTGGCGAGCTGCAGATCTTCGACGCGGCCAACCAGCTGCGCCGGCTGAAGCTGAAGGCGCACGATTCGCCGCTGTCGGCACTGAACTTCTCCTACaacgggctgctgctggcgacCGCCTCGGAGAAGGGCACCGTGATTCGCGTGTTCTGCGTGAAGAACGGGCAGCGGGTGCACGAGTTCCGGCGCGGCGTCAAGCGGCACGTCAGCATCGGCTCGCTGTACTTCAGCACCTGCGCGAGCTTTGTCGTCGCTAGCTCGAACACCGAAACCGTACATATCTTCCGGATCGATCCGAAAGCGGTCGAGCAGGCGGAACGGCGCCAGAGCGTGGCGATCGATGCGGCTGCAGCGTCGGCCACCAGTACGGGCAGCTCGAGCGATGACGATGAGACGCAGGGTGGCAATGATCcagcggcggccgccgccggcGGTTGGGGTATGGGCTTTCTGGCGAAGGCCGTTACCAGCTACCTGCCGACGAACGTGGTGACGGACGTGTTTACGCAGGACCGGGCGTACGCGACGATACAGCTGGCGGAGCCGGGGCTGCGGTACGAGTGCGTGATGGCGAAGCTGGAGAAGGAGACGCGCCTGCTGCTGGCCTGCGAGGACGGCTTTCTGTACATTTACAGCTTCGAGGACTCGAAGGGTGGCGAATGTAAGCTCATTCGTGCGCACGATCTCCGTACGCCACTGCACGGCATTACCG AAGTTGACATCGTCGGCAATGAGAACGatgaaaacacaaacagcCTGAACGTGAACATGACGAAGTCGATGCTGCCGGCGCCGGGCACGTACGCTGGCGTTCTGAAGGGACGTCCGGCCGACCGGATGTCAG CAGACTCCGACTGGTGCCACGATTTGCGCGAGGCGGTCGAGTATCCGGTCAAGGTGACGGTGCCGATCTACGACGAGATGCAGTTCCCCCCGGTGACGCCGATCACCGTCGAGTGA